One genomic segment of Drosophila melanogaster chromosome 3R includes these proteins:
- the CG33721 gene encoding uncharacterized protein yields MYSKAAKLFVLVIFFGNIMENASKLEFTNFKCHVKDPTYLSFEYCFIKSVNRTYKYISLKANMYEVPITNASAKLQISRRFRSYMPITIAASIDVCKYMAYKKNLANPMLRLFEEITKKYTNTNHKCPYDHDLIIDRLPSKYLSEHFTNILPLPPGDYSFNSIWYSRNIERATISIYYTVS; encoded by the exons ATGTACTCCAAGGCAGCAAAATTGTTTGTGCtagttatattttttggaaatatAATGGAA AATGCCTCCAAGTTGGAGTTTACGAATTTTAAGTGTCATGTGAAGGACCCGACTTATTTGAGCTTCGAGTACTGTTTCATAAAATCCGTAAATCGAACCTATAAGTACATATCACTCAAGGCCAACATGTACGAAGTACCTATTACAAACGCATCG GCAAAACTTCAAATTTCGAGAAGATTTCGGTCCTATATGCCCATAACCATAGCCGCCAGCATAGATGTTTGCAAATATATGGCTTACAAGAAGAACTTGGCCAATCCGATGCTCAGACTTTTCGAGGAGATCAccaaaaaatacacaaataccAACCATAAATGTCCCTATGAT CACGACCTTATCATAGACAGACTTCCCTCCAAATATCTGAGTGAGCACTTTACCAACATCCTTCCACTCCCACCTGGGGATTACAGTTTTAACAGCATATGGTACAGCAGAAACATAGAACGGGCCACCATCTCCATATATTATACTGTATCATAA
- the CG13862 gene encoding uncharacterized protein: MMLGVALSLVWAGPDDGYLYDQPSGEQLQELQVISPPRKLRLKPRVYPGHPSQACGNVEATDHAAALTTYHANRPQPRRIYNHQEVEVDSSFFEPTPDRIEELKRILLDQQ; this comes from the coding sequence ATGATGCTCGGAGTGGCACTGAGCTTGGTTTGGGCCGGCCCCGATGATGGCTACCTTTATGACCAGCCATCGGGTGAGCAACTTCAGGAACTCCAGGTGATCTCTCCCCCCAGGAAGCTCCGGCTAAAGCCACGTGTCTACCCAGGGCATCCCTCTCAGGCTTGCGGAAACGTGGAGGCGACGGATCATGCCGCTGCCCTGACCACCTACCATGCCAACCGCCCCCAGCCGCGTCGCATTTACAATCACCAGGAAGTCGAGGTGGACAGCTCGTTCTTTGAGCCCACGCCGGATCGGATCGAGGAACTCAAGCGTATTCTCTTGGATCAGCAATGA
- the CG5391 gene encoding uncharacterized protein has translation MAFKYNTQMILLSCGLAVLLGFSEALPRYSRTKDLGTSASFPSFAYAPRPQEPMTLTGNYNLIMPDYYDHHPAESMQLQNFANFYDAQMSPDSDLGMEESQFLSHTPVRAPQPLTAEEKRARQQIPHVDINREKKALLKLKKGSTKPRGADHQEWDQFDYDLYSLNPGDSKKYNYDA, from the exons ATGGCTTTCAAGTACAATACACAAATG ATCCTGCTGAGCTGCGGTTTGGCTGTGCTCTTGGGCTTCTCAGAAGCCCTACCTCGATACAGTCGAACCAAAGACCTGGGAACATCCGCCAGCTTCCCCAGCTTCGCCTATGCACCCAGGCCACAGGAACCGATGACCCTCACTGGGAACTACAACCTCATCATGCCCGACTACTACGATCACCATCCCGCGGAGTCCATGCAACTGCAAAACTTTGCCAACTTCTACGATGCCCAAATGAGTCCCGACTCTGATCTCGGAATGGAGGAATCGCAGTTTTTGAGCCACACTCCAGTGAGGGCACCTCAGCCCTTGACGGCCGAGGAGAAACGTGCTCGTCAGCAGATTCCCCACGTGGACATCAACCGGGAGAAGAAGGCCCTGCTCAAGCTAAAGAAGGGCAGCACCAAGCCCAGAGGAGCCGATCACCAGGAGTGGGACCAGTTCGACTACGATTTGTACAGCCTGAATCCCGGCGATAGCAAGAAGTACAACTACGATGCCTAG
- the CG5388 gene encoding uncharacterized protein, isoform B encodes MPPVEVSIRQGVAFLGLYVLLLAALVRPQMNFSIFVDSFFLQVNHSVVMVLSYRFDSYMAMAAAPLSAVTVFALSKWNERCENPSSRKLVIMGVTCLYVLVLVANVLANGIVVQQALIRFDQCPYRAWYMYSQMAMSFIKSSIAEVQEVFTGRPQRRSRLIYRLH; translated from the coding sequence atgcctCCTGTTGAAGTGAGCATACGCCAAGGAGTTGCGTTTTTGGGCTTGTATGTGCTGCTCCTGGCTGCTTTGGTGCGTCCCCAGATGAACTTCAGCATATTCGTGGACTCGTTCTTCCTGCAGGTCAATCACTCGGTGGTAATGGTGCTGAGCTACCGGTTTGATTCCTATATGGCGATGGCCGCCGCACCACTCAGTGCCGTTACGGTGTTTGCCCTTTCCAAGTGGAACGAACGTTGCGAGAATCCCTCCTCCAGGAAGCTAGTGATCATGGGCGTGACATGCTTGTATGTCTTGGTGCTGGTGGCCAATGTCCTGGCCAATGGAATAGTGGTTCAGCAGGCGTTGATCCGCTTCGATCAATGTCCGTATCGGGCGTGGTATATGTACAGCCAGATGGCCATGTCCTTTATCAAATCCTCGATTGCAGAAGTCCAGGAAGTTTTCACCGGACGGCCTCAACGTCGGTCCCGACTTATATATCGTTTGCATTAG
- the CG5386 gene encoding uncharacterized protein, which translates to MYPNWLVLLHLPLVCLGVVSQTFAQPLTKHHNTGILSINRAEGQKIEEAALQQHLQQITGSEALAPLLHELLGQTVPNWQQPQQQQKHQQPRQQQQQHYQQQQPKWQQQQATNQPQQEQGQHFFVYENAAGQPPQILAGFNGVNVQPEQPGQQLRLQPKPIQTAQQYGGVGPKVVKAPPAAAAAVWAPRVESHPPPYPSAATAAPASCQLGRNPSEVAAPASPKATPPALCPPPSGGQETIPLLSAAALKATAG; encoded by the exons atgtATCCAAATTGGCTCGTTCTGCTCCACTTGCCGCTGGTTTGTTTGGGAGTTGTTTCGCAAACATTTGCACAGCCGCTGACAAA GCACCACAACACCGGCATCCTGAGCATCAATCGGGCGGAGGGACAGAAGATTGAGGAAGCCGCGCTCCAGCAGCATCTGCAACAAATCACGGGCAGCGAAGCGTTGGCGCCATTGTTGCACGAGTTACTGGGCCAAACTGTGCCAAAttggcagcagccacagcagcagcagaaacatcAGCAGccacggcagcagcagcagcaacactaccaacaacagcaaccaaaatggcagcaacaacaggccACAAATCAACCGCAACAGGAACAGGGGCAACACttttttgtttatgaaaaCGCCGCGGGTCAACCACCTCAAATATTGGCCGGGTTCAATGGCGTCAATGTGCAACCTGAACAACCAGGCCAGCAACTGCGTCTCCAGCCAAAGCCAATTCAGACGGCACAACAATATGGAGGAGTCGGGCCAAAAGTCGTTAAGGCGCCGCCAGCCGCAGCTGCAGCCGTTTGGGCGCCACGAGTCGAGAGCCACCCGCC ccCATACCCATCTGCGGCAACTGCAGCGCCAGCAAGTTGCCAACTCGGCAGGAATCCGTCGGAAGTTGCCGCTCCTGCCAGCCCCAAAGCCACGCCCCCCGCGCTATGTCCGCCTCCTTCGGGTGGCCAGGAGACGATCCCCTTGCTCAGTGCTGCGGCGCTCAAGGCGACAGCtggttaa